A section of the Malus sylvestris chromosome 17, drMalSylv7.2, whole genome shotgun sequence genome encodes:
- the LOC126611962 gene encoding uncharacterized protein LOC126611962: MIQSSPYYPQSNGQAEASNKILVNIIKRMVMDSPEKWHEMLENTLWAYRTSKRARTGTTPYALTFGQDAVLPMEINVSSVRIQNQFGLHSAEYIEAMCQGIEDLDAARIEALNQIQEGKIAVTRAYNKKVKVKSFKEGDLVWKTVLPLGAQLRAGFPMSSWMEPNRVIGLCGQHGPGRGSSDGAVTICDGEARFIVAACGKTNHQEEAA; this comes from the exons atgatccaatccAGTCCGTACTACCCTCAGTCAAATGGGCAGGCTGAAGCTAGTAACAAGATCCTGGTCAACATTATTAAAAGAATGGTGATGGATAGTCCAGAAAAGTGGCACGAGATGCTGGAGAATACGTTGTGGGCATACAGGACTTCTAAAAGAGCAAGAACAGGCACAACTCCTTATGCCTTGAcgttcgggcaagatgcagtgctccCCATGGAGATCAACGTTAGTTCCGTAAGAATTCAGAACCAATTTGGGTTACATAGTGCGGAAtatatcgaagccatgtgtcaaggtatTGAAGACCTGGATgcagcccgaattgaagccttgaaccagattcaagaaggaaagaTAGCTGTTAcccgagcttataacaagaAGGTGAAGGTAAAGTCTTTCAAAGAGGGAGATTTAGTATGGAAAACAGTCCTCCCGCTGGGAGCTCAGCTTCGGG CTGGTTTCCCGATGTCTTCATGGATGGAACCCAATCgggtgatcgggttgtgcggccaacatgGGCCTGGTAGAGGATCCTCCGACGGGGCTGTCACCATATGTGATGGTGAAGCCCGATTTATCGTCGCAGCTTGCGGGAAGACAAACCATCAAGAGGAAGCcgcctga
- the LOC126612024 gene encoding F-box/kelch-repeat protein At3g06240-like: MWNKTVKMRETETPEDRVVEILSKLPTKSLMRFKCIRKSWCTLINSPSFVEKHLNNSVDNKLSSAICILFNRSQPHIFPDHNWKQEVLWSMINISIDSDEHNLHYDVGDLNIPFPLEDHDFVQILGYCNGIVCVIAGENVLLCNPATREFMQLPDSCLLLPPADGKFELDTTFEALGFGYDCKAKEYKVVQIIENCEYSDDEQTYYHCTTFPHTAEVYTMTANSWKEIKIDISSNTYSWSCSVYLKGFCYWYATDGEEYVLSFDLGDETFHRIQLPFRGESGFTFFYIFLRNESLASFCSRYNKSGDSQSYEIWVMDDYDGDKRSWTKLLTIGPLQGIEKPLTFWKSEELLMLASDGRATSYNSITGNIKYLHIPPILNKVVDFQALIYVESIVPLK, encoded by the coding sequence ATGTGGAACAAAACTGTAAAAATGCGTGAAACTGAAACTCCTGAAGACAGGGTGGTCGAAATCCTGTCCAAGTTGCCGACCAAGTCTCTGATGCGATTCAAATGTATACGTAAGTCTTGGTGCACTCTCATCAATAGTCCAAGTTTTGTGGAAAAACACCTCAACAATTCTGTGGACAACAAACTCTCATCCGCCATTTGTATCCTTTTTAACCGTTCTCAGCCTCACATTTTCCCGGACCATAATTGGAAACAAGAAGTTTTATGGTCCATGATTAATATTTCCATTGATAGTGATGAGCATAACCTTCATTATGATGTTGGGGACCTAAATATACCGTTTCCATTGGAAGATCATGATTTTGTTCAAATTCTCGGTTATTGCAATGGGATTGTTTGTGTAATAGCAGGGGAAAATGTTCTTTTATGCAATCCTGCAACAAGGGAATTCATGCAACTTCCCGATTCATGCCTTCTTCTACCCCCTGCCGATGGAAAATTTGAATTGGATACAACATTTGAAGCACTGGGATTTGGCTATGATTGCAAAGCTAAAGAATATAAGGTTGTGCAAATTATAGAAAATTGTGAGTATTCAGATGATGAGCAAACATACTATCATTGTACTACTTTTCCTCACACGGCTGAGGTATACACCATGACTGCTAACTCTTGGAAAGAGATCAAGATTGATATATCAAGTAATACCTATTCCTGGTCTTGTTCGGTGTACTTGAAGGGATTTTGTTATTGGTATGCAACGGATGGCGAGGAATACGTACTTTCATTTGATTTAGGTGATGAGACATTTCATAGAATACAATTGCCTTTTAGGGGAGAATCcggttttacatttttttacatttttcttcGTAATGAATCCCTTGCTTCTTTTTGCTCTCGTTACAATAAAAGTGGGGATTCTCAATCATATGAAATTTGGGTAATGGACGACTATGATGGAGATAAGAGATCATGGACAAAACTCCTAACCATTGGACCCTTACAAGGCATTGAGAAGCCTTTGACATTTTGGAAAAGTGAGGAGCTTCTTATGCTTGCCTCCGATGGAAGAGCCACCTCTTATAATTCTATTACCGGAAATATCAAGTATCTTCATATTCCTCCTATTCTCAATAAGGTTGTAGATTTTCAAGCTCTAATTTACGTGGAAAGTATTGTCCCACTTAAGTGA